atatatatatatatatatatatatatatatatatatatatatatatatatatatatatatatatatatatatgtatgtattaacatattgtatattttagttaaagtttcgttttttattttttcataacttccatatcttaaaaaattataaatatgattcaaataatactattatatataaaatcatgtagcataagtttttatattctcactctatcgtttatgagttgattttttttaataaaagtataaaactgatgccttcatattttataatcaacccaaactacaccgaaccaaactagaccataataatgtaaaccgaactaaatctaaaccaaaccgaaccaaaccgaaccgaattaaacccaaaccgaacccaaaccaaagctactttggttttaattggtttgagttttataaaatccaaattacccaaaaccgaacccgaaactaaaccgaaatgcccacccctacttCTCAACATTTTTTGGAGGTTTAAACAACTTTTATCTGTTTCATTTTAACTTAatgaatatttactttttagcaaaaagaaaaaagatgagACTTCGTAAGCTTTTTTCAAGATGACATGAGTGGTTGTATAGTATgctatttgattgtttttgcaGTTAAATTTAGTATTAGTGTTAGGATCGATTTTATTTGTAGTCGAGCTACATGCTTAAAGAACATACATGTTTCCACTATTCTTTGAAGCTCTTTAAACCAACGAGAGAAGGTTTGGGTCATGCCACTTAAATGCGGTCGCCGCGCTTAGTATTTGAGATGAAAACTAAAGAGTGGTATGCTTTGTCCGCCttctaaaaaaaaaggttagttttctctCTACTTTGCTTGAAGAAACCCTAGCCGCCTCCACCTTCTGCTCCGGCTCGGCGCTTCTTGCCAGTGCCGGAGGCCGCTCCTCTCCCTTCTCTTTATTTTTCCTTTGCTCTCTTCAACACCTCCACATCCCTATCCGATATGCTCTCTTCTCTGTCTTTGCTGGGAAACCAAACACCGAAGATCTGCTCGCGAGGATCAACGGCCGACAGTCACTAACGATGATGGAGAAGCGGCAAGGTGAAAGGAGTGGTGGTGTTCAGAGAGTCGGATTTTAGGGCTGAAAGCTCGCCGGATCTATTTTCCCCTTCAGATTTACGGTGGTGCTTTCATGGCGGAGGCGCGTGACTTGCTCAGGAGCTTCCTCCTTCTCGAACCCTCCAGATCCAAAAGCTGTGTGGCGTTTATCGAAGGAGTGGAACCTCGGTTTGTGGTGGTTGCTTCGATCTTGTTCGGGAAGGTCTCCGATGGTCCTTCCTAAGGAAACACGTGCAGGAGCTCTTGGTCGGCGCGTGTCGGCGAAGATCCCCTGAAGACAGCGTGTGCAGTTTCAATCGTCTGAAGTTAGTGTCTGAGTCGTCTATGGCTTGATTCTTTCAGGAGATTGGCTCGCTCTCTCTAGCTCCTCCAATCACGGTGTCATCCATTTCACCCCTTGTCGTAAAACCACGGCGTAGCAAACCGACAAGAGTGTGTTCCCTTTGTATCATCGCGTTTCAAGCTTGGATTCACCTTCGGGTGTTGGAGATAACAAGAGTTTGGTTCTGTCGGTTCTCGACGACAACATATGGAAGGTTTTCACGTCTCAGGAAGTTGTCAGCCGGAGGTGTGGAGCTTTGCAAACCATATGGTAGAGTCTCAATATCCCAAATGCCAGTGTTGGCTTCAGAGCTAACTGGTGGTTGTGCTCTACACTCTTGTTTATTGGGGACCCGGTTGAAGTGTTGACACAGCAGTCGCCAAAGTCCGGTTTTGGATTCGTAGCTTCCCTTTCGGACCTCAGGTTTAGAGATGGCGAGTAACTTTGGAGAAGGCTCCTTCGAGATGATGCACCTTGGTGTTGTTGCTGCTTGAGCCATGTCCTGAAATCAAAAATTTTGGTGCCCAAGAGTTAGGAGTTAATTGATAGTCTCGTTTGGATGTTGGTGTCCTCTGTTTAAATTCCCATCTCTCGCAACCAGGGGTAATGAGCCTCGGATCTTTTTGCAAGATTCAAAGTTTCAGTGCCTGTGAATCTGATTGTCCTTTTTGAGCAAATGCACCAATTTGGTGTTGCAGCGGTTGGTCTTGCGCTCCAATCCGATCTTTCGGTATCAACTGATCTGGTCTTCATATAATGCTCTTTGCTAGGACATCTCGGAGGAACATGATCGCTTATAATAGCTTTGTAATCTTGTCTATTAGTGGTAGAATTAGTTGGTGTAAGAAATGGTTCATTTCGAGTTCGGATGAACTCATTTCACAGTGGTGAAAAATACATCGTTATTTTGATTGGGTAGCGTAGGATCCTTCTAAGTGTTCCTAGGTGATACTAGATCTTTTCGATGTATGTGGGGTTAAAATCTTTCGGGGTTAAAATCTTGTATTCACTCAATTGGTTAATGAAAGTTGTagttgagccaaaaaaaaaagaatggtaTGCTTTTTACTTGGAAACTTTATTGAAAACCTTAAAAGCATCTTTAATGCAGGTGCTTGGGAAGAGAGCTTaaggagagagaagaagaaaataggAAGCAGCGATGAAGAAAAGTGTTAAATTAAGCGGCAAAGCTTGTGCTATTTTGTGGGCTCTATGACATGTGATGGCCTATGATTgatttctgtttattttatttatttttattttaaatcatatgaaaaaaattaaaaaaataagcatCTCTAATGAGGTGCTGCTTTAATTATGCTCTAACACACCTCACTTTACTGACAAGTGAGAACTTGTTGTCAGTTTTCACAAGTAACCGTCCATGCAATAATAAAGTtaactttgacaaaaaaaaaatcccaataattttttattgttaaagCGGAATGTTCTAAACCCAATAGTGCCGATCTAATTGCTTGAGTGATGTAGTTGTATTAGAGTATAAGCAAGTGAAACCCCTCATTGATAATGCTTTACTCAACCATCCACTCATACATCTATATTCCCACAACGTGATACGACATCGTTACACACTCATCTCTATATATAGGAAATAAAATAGCCTTAAGAACCTAGAGACTCtcataattacaaagaaaaacaatgaatctctctcatctcttgttcttcttcttcttactacTCCTTGTCTCCCAAGTAAAGTCAACGGATGATATGATCGAAGAAACCTGCAAAACATGTGCATCCAAATCTATGATCTTCGATTACAACTTCTGCATGTCCTCTCTTAACAGCCCTCCaatgtctcctcctcctcctcttcttccaaccaatctttcttttcttgccCTAACTCCAATGCTCCAAGCTCTCGATAACGCAACCGCAACAGCTTCCATTATTCAACAGCTAATGAGTGAGGGAGGAGGTTTCGAAGACGACGATTACGGCCGTGCTTGCCTTCGTGACTGCCTCGAGCTTTATGAAGATGCGGCGGAGAGACTGGAAGAAGCCGTGAGGGTTTTTGTTTCGAGGGAAGAGAAAGAGACTGTAAAGGTGATGGTCAGCGCCGCCATGGAAGTCGCCACGACATGTGAGACTGGTTTTATGGAGAGAGACGGTGGTGACGGTGGTGGTGCGATGACGTGGACGTCTCCGCTTGGTGTTGAGAATTATAAGTTGTTTGAGTTGGGTGAGATTGCTATTTGTATCATCAACATGATCTCTCCTGTTACATCCATGTCTTTGTGATTCGTTTCATTTCTTTCAGTTCTTTTTTTCATTCAAGTAAATGATATAATTTGGCCTAGATGTTTGTAGTAAATGATAGTTACGCttaaagaatatttttaggGATTGTTTTAGGAAAACTTTTGTTCCAACAAACATATAGAAAACATTAGATAAACATTATTTCCTTCGATGTATtatgttaaactttttttatttgatcaaatgtattatgttaaacaaaaaaagtattTGGACATATTCAGATGTTTCATCCGAAAAACAGAGTATTGATATTTGTTCAGTCAGAAATGAACAATATCCAGATAAACTATCTAAGGAATAAGTTTTCTAAAACTcttacaaaaatttaatttattttgctgaataaatttaaacatttggataaagaTGTTTCGGCCAAAATTACCACTCATGTATTATCAAAGGTCAACATTTGGCAATGTTCTGTTCTGGTAGGGATACTGCTTCTGCTCTGTTTGCAGGCTTCTGTTAAAATGTGTTTCATTGTCCTTAAGATCTTAGTTATTCCTATCCTTATTTCAATTTTTCTGCTATTTGTGTAacttctataattttttttggaaaattggTATAAGATTTTAAcgttttactaaaaaaaaagattcggTCAAATTAAATACCAAACGATGAATTTAAATTTCGTAGATAGAATAATTGAAAGAACATTCAGATGAACAAACATATAGTAGTatagtattatttatttgttattttacaaTCAttccaaaaatatcaaaaatcacattttactatatcatatttttttcagCAAACGAACATGCTGTTAATGGTTTTTTATCAGAGCACTAtttaaaaaagacaaaataactTATTTGAGCTGTCAATCAAATCAAGAacattatcttatttttttctaaaatagaaacAAGTAATAGCGAATAATTGGTTAAGAAGTCGCTTTATATCAAAGAACTTTTGGTCACGTAGGACGCTATTTGTTTCACACCAAATTGCAAGGTTGTTGTTACATTAACTTTTCTTTCGAAACGAATTCATACAAATTACTGTATTAGTGTTTCTGATAGAATCCTTTTAATACACTAGTAGATATATTCCATCATTCATTTTGAAAGTAAATGCTCTAGCAACATACTAAATACTTGCAATACGCTGGGTAAAAGTTAAACACAACTTTATTTAATACCAAAAGACATAACCAAACCAGGTCTCACCATATCTTTGTccaaaactaaaatcaaaagtATGAATAGTAAACAAAAGCTTCCACTTTGATGGACATGATACAACAACAAATACCAAAAGCCAGAAAGAAGTAAAAAGAGTGTAGAAAATGAAACCCTAAACCTCTAAAGTAACAATACAAACACAGCTACAACCTCACTATTCATCTTCGGCTGCTTAATCTATAAGACCAATCACGATCGTCCCTATCCCTGTCCCTGTCCCTGTCCCAATCTCTATCCCTGTCTCCTCTGTCCCTGTTCCTATCGTCTCTGTCCCAGTCTCTATCCCTGTCCCATCCCCTGTTCCTATCTCTGTTTCTGTCTCTGTCCACGAAATCAGGATCACGAGAAGAATAGTAATCCCTCTTACTACTTCTCTCGGTTAGCGATCTTTCCATGATTGGGCTTCTTGATCTAGACCTACGATCTTTTGAGCCATACCCGTAATCACTTCTACTACCATACCTTGGAGGATAACTAGAAGGTTCAAAACCAAGCTGATCATCGTCTCTGTAATCATATCCTCTGCTTGTCCTCTGCTGCCATCGGTTGTTGTTATTTCTGCTGCTCCTATGTGGAGGTGCTGCAGCTGCTTCCCAAAGCCACTCATCTGCGTTTTCTGGTAATGGAGCGTTAACTCCAGGGAACTCAACAGTCATCTTCATTTGTGGCTCCCGAGGGTTGGCTTTTTCCAAGATTTCGCCATCTTCACTCTCTATTTCCTCCCGagtctcctcctccatctcatctccaaatATAGTGATTCCAGACATATGATCATCTTCTGGAGCTAGAGACGCAGCACAGCACAGTAAGAAACAAGGGAGAGCTCCAGTTCTTTTTCATGAGGACTAATGATAGTAAAAGCTTACCTAAGTATCCCGGGGGGTATCCAATCTCTCGCATTCTGTTAAGCCATGGAGGAGGGTCGAGTTCCTTCATCACAAGAGGAAAGGACATAATTAGAATCCAACACAGAGCTAGTAACTATTAAAGAGAAAACCAAAAGGTTACCCCAAGATTCAGAAGCTGACGTGTCTCTGCATCAAGTGTGCCTGGTTTCAAGCCATCGTACTTTCCACTTTGAGCTTTTTGATAATATCGAGATGGTAGACGAGACCCAGTGTTCTGATTTCGTTTGGATTTCTGAAGCTTCCGGGCACTATTAACTGCTGCTCGGTCAAAAGGCTTTGGACATTCTCTCAAGGAATGACTGTAGCCGCCACAATTGAAACAACGTGGAGGATCATCATCAATAATCTCCACTCCCCTGGAACAATAGAGATAGATACATGGAGTGTTTTATAAGAACGCACCCGGATATTTAAACACAATCATTGTTAGGCTATTCTACAGTATAATGTTAGCAAAACATAATAGAGATTTCATCACAATCTATGGAACATATTAGATTCGATTTACCCTTGCAAGCTGATTGGTCCATTGGCTGAACTCGAACCAAGTGAAAATTTACGGTCATATAAAGGAGTGGTGCTACTTTCCACTAGAACAAACTCTTCCAACGGCTTAGGACCAGTTTGATTGTCGATCCAGAATGACTGCATATGCAAGAACGTATCAGTTGACATGTATTATCGATAAGGACACTTAAATAGCTTTTAATTAGCGTTTTGATAACACTTTTTGTCTCACCACAGACGAAATCTTCTGCAATCCAACGCGTAAGGCGGGGAAATACGTCTCCTCGCCAGATTCTAATGGATGTTCTTGATCCTGAGAGCACATAACCAATGAAAGATTCTACCTTAATTGCTCATACGGAGGTTTTGGTCTAAAGGACTATGATAAACATGTGAAGAAAATTCTACTTCAATGCTAATATGGTTAACACATATCTCGTACAAGTATAGTAAATTATAGGGGTTCAATCTAGTATTAGACTCTTGCAAACTTTCTCGGCCTCATGTCCAATAAGAATTATCTTAAACcaaaatcttaatttaatcaAAAGTTATAACATGGCCACAAATACCATTTAAGAAGAGAGTAAATGACCTTCTCCATTCAGAGATACCTGAGGCTGTAAAGTATATTCTGCCTCCCATTCCGACCATTGCTGTAATAAACTTTCCAGCTTCTGCTTACTAGCTCTGAAAGATACAATCCATTGAGAATGGTAAAGCACATGATAACAACGATGCTTGACAATTacaattttaaagtttacaagGAAGCATCACTTCACTGCAACTTGAAACCAAATGCAGTTGGgttataaatttttcttttttcaatctAACCTCGTTAAGTGATTAAAAGTTACATGGACTGTAGGTTGCTGTTGGTCAGAGACTGTTTGGGGTCTAGTAACACCCGAATTAGCTGTCACAAGGAGTTATGGTAAAACAGAAGAAGATAATATAATCCCGGACATGGAGTCTAGACTAGCAAATAATGATAGAAACAGACTAAGTGAAAGAAACCTTCACAGCAAAAGAAGGATACAACTAACATCCAAAGTGGCGCTGTGAACCAGCGTCTCCTTCTGGATACACAGTTTCTCATCTACCGCCACAACGTGACTAACCTGCTCTGCTGATAATTCGCCACCTACAGTTGTCAAATTCTCTTCCACTAGTTCTAAATCTAAATCTCTTCTCATGCTCTCCTCATTATCAACTAAAAGATTAGCTTCAGGTGACCCAATCCCAGATTCAAGGCCATTGTTCTGTACTTGCAAACCAGAACTGCCTGAAGCTGGTAGGTCAAGAACATCCTCAGCTTCCATCTTTAAACAAAAAGTGAAAGCTTTATATCCTTAAGAGAAACAATATCACTAACCACCCACAAAAATACCCTGTTATAAGAAACGACAGTATCAGCCACATTAAATAGACTAACAAAGTACTTTTAATTCAAGAACAAAAGAATCATATTTACCAAAACAAGATTTAGATCCTTCAATAAAGAGTCTACAAACTTAAAAGCCACAAGCAATAACTACACCTTTTTATCCTTTCAACAAATTAGGGTTTTACAACATATTTGTAGATATAATAAACCCTAGATAAATTCCCAAACTTTAAGCCATTATTAACTGCAATTGGGGTTCAAAAATttcgcacaaaaaaaaaaattgaacagcGATTGAATCTACTCAAATTCGAAACATAAGGCATATACGAAGAATAAAGTAGATAAATTTTTGAAGAGAGGAAGATGAAACGACGCAAAAAGGCTTCTGAAACAGCAAATCTACAACCTTATTTTCAAGAGTTTACGGTAGAAATTGAAAGGCTTTGGTAGAAGATTTTCTAATTACCTACTCAACGCGAGTTTACAGAAGCAGGAGAGGAGTGAAGAATGGCGATAGGTAGATCTGTGAGATTCAAAAGGAAGAGGAAGGAAggctataattataatttatccGCCTATGAGAGAAAGAGTAAATAATCTTATGCTACGCAGCACACCTACCGAAAAGTTGGTCATTGTTAATTGGGAAactaatctattttatttttattgactAACGAATTAATTAAGTTTTAGGATTTTTTGCTAAAATAGGACCAAAAACAGATCTCTTGCTCTTTCTCATAAATCAAGTTTTCTCGACTTtggatttttagtaattttgaaattatttaattctggaaaaatatataaactaattttattcataaaatacaCTAATTATTTTTGATCTACGTTTAGTAGAcgaactattttttttgtttcctatattaatgtataaactttttttgaaatttacagaGTCGACGTCAACTATGTTCAACAGAAATGAAGCGACATTAGTGTTATAAATTGTGAAagaaaaattctttaaaaatatacgTACTGATTTTcatttactaataaaatatactaactaTTTTGGATTTCCGTTTAATACACGGACTAATTTTTGATTTCG
The sequence above is drawn from the Raphanus sativus cultivar WK10039 chromosome 7, ASM80110v3, whole genome shotgun sequence genome and encodes:
- the LOC108815960 gene encoding putative invertase inhibitor — encoded protein: MNLSHLLFFFFLLLLVSQVKSTDDMIEETCKTCASKSMIFDYNFCMSSLNSPPMSPPPPLLPTNLSFLALTPMLQALDNATATASIIQQLMSEGGGFEDDDYGRACLRDCLELYEDAAERLEEAVRVFVSREEKETVKVMVSAAMEVATTCETGFMERDGGDGGGAMTWTSPLGVENYKLFELGEIAICIINMISPVTSMSL
- the LOC108814503 gene encoding uncharacterized protein LOC108814503 translates to MEAEDVLDLPASGSSGLQVQNNGLESGIGSPEANLLVDNEESMRRDLDLELVEENLTTVGGELSAEQVSHVVAVDEKLCIQKETLVHSATLDVSSNSGVTRPQTVSDQQQPTVHVTFNHLTRASKQKLESLLQQWSEWEAEYTLQPQDQEHPLESGEETYFPALRVGLQKISSVSFWIDNQTGPKPLEEFVLVESSTTPLYDRKFSLGSSSANGPISLQGGVEIIDDDPPRCFNCGGYSHSLRECPKPFDRAAVNSARKLQKSKRNQNTGSRLPSRYYQKAQSGKYDGLKPGTLDAETRQLLNLGELDPPPWLNRMREIGYPPGYLAPEDDHMSGITIFGDEMEEETREEIESEDGEILEKANPREPQMKMTVEFPGVNAPLPENADEWLWEAAAAPPHRSSRNNNNRWQQRTSRGYDYRDDDQLGFEPSSYPPRYGSRSDYGYGSKDRRSRSRSPIMERSLTERSSKRDYYSSRDPDFVDRDRNRDRNRGWDRDRDWDRDDRNRDRGDRDRDWDRDRDRDRDDRDWSYRLSSRR